From Acidimicrobiales bacterium, the proteins below share one genomic window:
- the cysS gene encoding cysteine--tRNA ligase — protein sequence MKLYDTARQAVVPFEPGPTVKMYTCGITPYDSAHIGHVATYLTYDVLQRRLRDMGHETQCVRNVTDVDDDILRKAREVGVYYLDLAAEEMAKFDAAMTALDVVPCFSEPRATSAIPDILGFIGMVLESGHAYQAGGAVYFSVESWPRFGEVSHYSREQMLEYARERGGNVDDPNKKDPLDFVLWQPSAEGEPWWESLWGRGRPGWHIECSALAMRELGETIDLHGGGGDLIFPHHECEAAQSEAATGAPFVRHWMHQGMVRLDGEKMSKSLGNLVFAEHLCKEWDPRAIRLACLSNHYRPGWDWHDQLMPDNAARLAAWATAGPGDAALDDVRACLDDDLDTPGAIAAVDAAAKAGHGVSAAAALLGVSL from the coding sequence ATGAAGCTCTACGACACCGCCCGCCAGGCGGTGGTGCCGTTCGAGCCGGGGCCGACCGTCAAGATGTACACGTGCGGCATCACGCCGTACGACTCCGCCCACATCGGCCACGTTGCCACCTACCTCACCTACGACGTGTTGCAGCGGCGCCTGCGCGACATGGGCCACGAGACGCAGTGCGTGCGCAACGTCACCGACGTCGACGACGACATCCTGCGCAAGGCGCGCGAGGTCGGCGTGTACTACCTCGACCTGGCGGCTGAAGAGATGGCGAAGTTCGACGCGGCGATGACCGCGCTCGACGTGGTGCCGTGTTTCTCCGAGCCGCGCGCCACCTCGGCCATCCCCGACATCCTCGGGTTCATCGGCATGGTGCTCGAGTCGGGCCACGCGTATCAGGCGGGCGGGGCGGTGTACTTCTCGGTCGAGTCGTGGCCCCGATTCGGCGAGGTGAGCCACTATTCGCGCGAGCAGATGCTGGAGTACGCCCGCGAACGCGGCGGCAACGTCGACGACCCGAACAAGAAAGACCCGCTCGACTTCGTGCTGTGGCAGCCGTCGGCCGAGGGGGAGCCGTGGTGGGAGTCGCTGTGGGGTCGTGGCCGGCCGGGGTGGCACATCGAATGCTCGGCGCTGGCCATGCGAGAACTCGGCGAGACGATCGACCTGCACGGCGGCGGCGGCGATTTGATCTTCCCGCACCACGAGTGTGAGGCGGCGCAGTCCGAAGCGGCCACCGGTGCGCCGTTCGTGCGTCACTGGATGCACCAGGGCATGGTTCGCCTCGACGGCGAGAAGATGAGCAAGTCGCTGGGCAACCTCGTGTTCGCCGAGCACCTGTGCAAGGAGTGGGACCCGCGGGCGATCCGGCTGGCGTGCCTGTCGAATCACTACCGCCCGGGATGGGACTGGCACGACCAACTGATGCCGGACAACGCGGCGCGCCTCGCCGCATGGGCGACCGCGGGTCCGGGTGACGCCGCGCTCGACGACGTGCGCGCCTGCCTCGACGACGACCTCGACACTCCCGGCGCGATCGCGGCGGTCGACGCGGCCGCCAAGGCCGGCCACGGCGTATCCGCTGCGGCGGCGTTGCTCGGCGTTTCCCTGTAG
- the npdG gene encoding NADPH-dependent F420 reductase yields the protein MHVGVLGGTGPAGKGLAIRLASVGFEVTVGSRTKDRAQETVEALCARYPDRTFLLDAGDNKRAASADVVVLATPWDAAAATAKSVAPQLAGKVVISMANALAKVGDEFQPLIPPRGSVAASVQAILPASQVAAAFHHLPARELADIEHPVESDVLICSDHPEATATTSEIVALIPGCRALDAGKLSNAAPIESFAAVILQLNVRYKTRTAVRVTGINA from the coding sequence ATGCACGTAGGTGTTCTTGGTGGAACGGGGCCGGCTGGTAAGGGGTTGGCCATCCGACTCGCGTCGGTGGGCTTCGAGGTGACGGTTGGTTCGCGCACGAAGGATCGTGCGCAGGAGACGGTCGAGGCGCTGTGCGCCCGGTATCCGGATCGCACCTTCCTCCTCGACGCCGGCGACAACAAGCGCGCCGCGTCGGCCGACGTCGTGGTGTTGGCCACGCCGTGGGACGCCGCGGCGGCCACGGCCAAGAGCGTCGCCCCGCAGCTCGCGGGCAAGGTCGTCATCTCGATGGCGAACGCCCTCGCCAAGGTCGGCGACGAGTTCCAACCGCTGATTCCGCCGCGCGGTTCGGTGGCCGCGTCGGTCCAGGCGATCCTGCCGGCGTCCCAGGTTGCCGCCGCGTTCCACCACCTGCCGGCGCGCGAGCTCGCCGACATCGAGCACCCCGTCGAGAGCGACGTGCTGATCTGCTCCGATCATCCTGAGGCCACCGCCACGACGAGCGAGATCGTGGCGCTGATCCCGGGCTGCCGCGCCCTCGACGCCGGCAAGCTCTCGAACGCGGCACCGATCGAGTCGTTCGCCGCCGTCATCCTGCAGCTCAACGTTCGTTACAAGACGCGTACTGCGGTGCGCGTCACCGGCATCAACGCGTAA
- a CDS encoding flavin reductase family protein, translating into MSDAETIEKFNRLAAAMEYPMFIVTTADADGQRGGCLIGFATQCSIEPPRFLAGLSVKNHTYRVARGASHLAVHVIGKDDKELADLFGGETGDEVDKFVRCAWHTGPSAMPILDAVDAWFVGRIIERVELGDHVGHVLEPVAVQEARPANLQSGDVTDIEAGHPPRE; encoded by the coding sequence GTGAGCGACGCCGAGACCATCGAAAAGTTCAACCGCCTGGCGGCGGCCATGGAGTACCCCATGTTCATCGTCACGACCGCCGACGCTGACGGCCAGCGCGGCGGATGTCTCATCGGGTTCGCCACGCAGTGCAGCATCGAGCCACCGCGCTTTCTCGCCGGGCTCTCGGTCAAGAACCACACCTACCGAGTGGCGCGTGGCGCGTCCCACCTCGCCGTCCACGTGATCGGCAAGGACGACAAGGAACTCGCCGACCTCTTCGGCGGCGAGACGGGCGACGAGGTCGACAAGTTCGTCCGCTGTGCCTGGCACACCGGTCCGAGCGCGATGCCGATTCTCGACGCCGTCGACGCGTGGTTCGTGGGGCGGATCATCGAACGCGTCGAGCTCGGCGATCACGTCGGGCACGTGCTCGAGCCCGTCGCCGTCCAGGAGGCGCGCCCCGCCAACCTCCAGTCGGGCGACGTGACCGACATCGAAGCGGGTCATCCACCGCGCGAGTGA
- a CDS encoding DUF6285 domain-containing protein: protein MRSDGNPHDVPTAGELVEAVREYLERDVMTNTQGRVQFHARVAVNVLKMVERELALGEQQADAHASRLATLGVASEAELCAAIAAGTLDDRLDEVVAVVRATVADKLAVAHPDYANG, encoded by the coding sequence ATGAGAAGCGATGGCAATCCGCATGACGTTCCGACCGCGGGTGAACTGGTCGAAGCCGTGCGCGAGTACCTCGAGCGCGACGTGATGACCAACACGCAGGGTCGGGTGCAGTTCCACGCGCGCGTGGCGGTCAACGTGCTGAAGATGGTCGAGCGCGAGCTGGCGCTCGGGGAGCAACAGGCGGATGCGCACGCGTCGCGACTCGCCACGCTCGGGGTGGCATCGGAAGCCGAACTGTGCGCCGCCATCGCGGCAGGGACGCTCGACGACCGCCTCGACGAGGTCGTAGCCGTCGTGCGCGCCACGGTCGCCGACAAGCTGGCCGTCGCGCATCCCGACTACGCCAACGGGTAA
- a CDS encoding phosphotransferase family protein: protein MTAELADALRVVLDANAIDDLHRLSGGASRATWSFKADGRALILRMDPPGAASGGLAREAGLLRGAAGVGVPVPEVIAHGDGRDGVGSPYIVMNHIDGETIARRILRDDEYASARPLMARQCGEILANIHRIPLDVVEGLPDDDPLEKYANVYKLFGQPHPTFELALKFLRERRPSTTRRTIVHGDFRNGNLIVGPEGVRAVLDWELTHIGDPIEDLGWLCANAWRFGGELPVGGFGTYDDLIAGYELASGETVDRAALNWWEAAANLSWGVICIAQANTHRSGAVRSVELAAIGRRVCETEWDLLGNFAQAGWHS from the coding sequence GTGACTGCTGAACTCGCCGATGCGCTGCGCGTCGTGCTTGACGCGAACGCGATCGACGACTTGCATCGTCTGTCGGGGGGCGCGTCGCGCGCCACGTGGTCGTTCAAAGCCGACGGGCGAGCACTGATCCTGCGGATGGATCCTCCGGGCGCAGCCTCCGGCGGCCTGGCGCGTGAGGCGGGGCTGCTCCGGGGCGCGGCGGGCGTCGGCGTTCCCGTCCCCGAGGTGATCGCCCACGGCGACGGCCGCGACGGCGTCGGCTCGCCCTACATCGTGATGAATCACATCGACGGCGAAACGATCGCCCGGCGTATCCTGCGCGACGACGAGTATGCGTCGGCCCGTCCACTCATGGCGCGCCAGTGCGGCGAGATCCTGGCCAACATCCACCGGATCCCGCTCGACGTCGTCGAGGGTTTGCCCGACGACGACCCGCTCGAGAAGTACGCCAACGTCTACAAGCTCTTCGGTCAACCGCACCCCACTTTCGAGCTGGCGTTGAAGTTCCTGCGCGAGCGTCGCCCGTCGACGACTCGCCGCACGATCGTGCACGGCGACTTCCGCAACGGCAACCTCATCGTCGGGCCCGAAGGCGTGCGGGCCGTGCTCGACTGGGAACTGACCCACATCGGCGATCCGATCGAGGACCTCGGGTGGCTGTGCGCCAACGCGTGGCGTTTCGGGGGCGAATTGCCCGTCGGCGGCTTCGGCACCTACGACGACCTCATCGCGGGTTACGAGTTGGCGTCGGGCGAGACGGTCGACCGCGCCGCGCTCAACTGGTGGGAGGCCGCGGCGAACCTGTCGTGGGGCGTGATCTGCATCGCGCAGGCGAACACCCACCGCAGCGGCGCCGTGCGTTCGGTGGAGCTGGCGGCGATCGGTCGCCGCGTGTGTGAAACGGAGTGGGACTTGCTGGGCAACTTCGCGCAGGCGGGCTGGCATTCATGA
- a CDS encoding aldehyde dehydrogenase family protein, whose translation MQVRDKIYIDGAWVPSTGAQTLSVINSSTEEVMGTIPEGTPEDVQKAVAAAKAAFPAWAATPREERGKYIQRIAEGLGARMGEIAQVVAGELGMPLNLAMLIQAGLPAANWGSIAGVLDSYEFETQVGNSLVVREPVGVVGAITPWNYPLHQITLKVAPALAAGCTVVLKPSEVAPLNAFILAEIIDEVGLPAGVFNLVTGVGPIVGEAIASHPDVDMVSFTGSTRAGKRVAELCAQRVARVALELGGKSANVILPDADLQTAVTDGVGKAFLNSGQTCSALTRMVVPRDKLAEVERIAVEAAETYTVGDPFGGEAKLGPLVSAAQRERVRSYIQKGIEEGATLLTGGAEAPEGLDKGYYVKPTVFSNVDNKMTIAQEEIFGPVLSIIAYDTEEEAIEIANDTIYGLAGGVWSGDKEHAKQVALQLRTGQVEVNGGSFNLNAPFGGYKQSGLGREAGTFGLEEFLEVKSLQL comes from the coding sequence ATGCAGGTTCGCGACAAGATCTATATCGACGGCGCCTGGGTGCCGTCGACGGGTGCGCAGACGCTCTCGGTGATCAACTCTTCGACCGAAGAGGTCATGGGAACGATCCCGGAAGGGACGCCCGAAGACGTACAGAAGGCGGTCGCGGCCGCCAAAGCCGCGTTCCCGGCGTGGGCGGCAACGCCGCGAGAAGAGCGGGGCAAGTACATCCAGCGCATCGCCGAGGGCCTCGGCGCCCGCATGGGTGAGATCGCCCAGGTCGTCGCCGGTGAGCTCGGCATGCCGCTGAACCTCGCCATGCTCATCCAGGCCGGCCTGCCCGCCGCCAACTGGGGCTCGATCGCCGGCGTGCTCGACAGCTACGAGTTCGAGACGCAGGTCGGTAACTCGCTCGTCGTGCGCGAGCCCGTCGGCGTCGTCGGCGCCATCACGCCGTGGAACTACCCGCTGCACCAGATCACGCTGAAGGTCGCACCGGCGCTCGCCGCGGGCTGCACCGTCGTGCTCAAGCCGTCCGAAGTGGCGCCGCTCAACGCATTCATCCTCGCCGAGATCATCGACGAGGTCGGCCTGCCCGCCGGCGTGTTCAACCTCGTGACCGGCGTCGGCCCGATCGTCGGCGAAGCCATCGCGTCGCACCCCGACGTCGACATGGTGTCGTTCACCGGCTCTACTCGCGCCGGCAAGCGCGTCGCCGAACTGTGCGCGCAGCGCGTCGCCCGCGTCGCCCTCGAGCTCGGCGGCAAGTCGGCCAACGTGATCCTGCCCGACGCCGACCTGCAGACGGCGGTGACCGACGGCGTGGGCAAGGCGTTCCTCAACTCCGGCCAGACGTGCTCGGCGCTCACCCGCATGGTCGTGCCCCGCGACAAGCTCGCCGAAGTCGAGCGCATCGCCGTGGAAGCGGCCGAGACCTACACCGTCGGCGATCCCTTCGGCGGCGAGGCCAAGCTCGGCCCGCTCGTGTCGGCGGCGCAGCGCGAGCGCGTGCGCAGCTACATCCAGAAGGGCATCGAGGAGGGTGCGACGTTGCTTACCGGTGGCGCCGAGGCTCCCGAAGGCCTGGATAAGGGCTACTACGTCAAGCCGACGGTGTTCTCGAACGTCGACAACAAGATGACGATCGCGCAGGAGGAGATCTTCGGCCCTGTGCTGTCGATCATCGCCTACGACACCGAGGAAGAGGCGATCGAGATCGCCAACGACACCATCTACGGCCTCGCCGGCGGTGTGTGGTCGGGCGACAAGGAGCACGCCAAGCAGGTGGCGCTCCAACTGCGCACCGGCCAGGTCGAGGTCAACGGCGGTTCGTTCAACCTGAACGCCCCGTTCGGTGGCTACAAGCAGTCCGGTCTCGGCCGCGAAGCCGGCACCTTCGGCCTCGAAGAGTTCCTCGAAGTGAAGAGCCTCCAGCTCTAA
- a CDS encoding 2TM domain-containing protein encodes MLPEPVERGERLQRVARTAFIVHARAYVVVNAFLVAVWALAGGGYFWPAWVILGWGLAVVLQAMATFTRSSND; translated from the coding sequence GTGCTGCCGGAGCCAGTGGAGCGGGGCGAGCGCCTCCAGCGCGTCGCCCGAACGGCCTTCATCGTGCACGCCCGCGCCTACGTCGTCGTCAACGCGTTCCTCGTGGCGGTGTGGGCACTCGCCGGCGGCGGCTACTTCTGGCCGGCCTGGGTCATCCTCGGTTGGGGCCTCGCGGTGGTGTTGCAGGCCATGGCGACGTTCACCCGATCGTCCAACGACTGA
- a CDS encoding tetratricopeptide repeat protein — protein sequence MSDALPEGVVTFLFTDIEGSTHLIQKHGDAWPDLLTTHYALLDEPLTRNGGRQVGTRGDAVFVAFESADNALAGALEAQAAVSNFPWPDPPLRVRMGLHTGEAVVRNGDYVGLAVHEAARICSAGHGGQVLCSASTLHFAGGPPEGATLVDLGRHRLKDLPSPTHLWQLGRADLRAHFPGVRADAVPGNLPKPITSFIGRMDERTDAAERIRSGAKLVTVTGTGGSGKTRLALQVASDVVDGFPQGAWLVELAGIADPDDVPDAVANALDLLDHHAPTNESLAEALASRHLLLVLDNCEHQLAPVAALVEQLCTHCPQLVVLATSQEALGIPGESVLPIGAMVDAEALQLFADRAAERRPGFALTDANFATVSAICRRLDGIPLAIELAAGRVAALSVDEINARLNDQFRLLTGGSRAAMARQQTLRATVDWSYNLLEPMEQTLFARLAAFSGSWNLDAAVAVCAFGELSELDVVDGLARLVARSLVVVEEQDNASRYRMLATIKQYALEQLKDGNELVTVRDRHATFFRALALSADAELTGLKQSEWLRRLAVDEANVRACLDWLGAAALEPAVALWRYWLVRGDWAGGRRWIEQGLEHIDGVEPHLVARALDAAGALATEQGDNEAAERFLNAALVRWRSLDDPAGTARTLNHLGALARNRFAYEEARALLNEALGTATDANDDRQRAVALRNLGLLSSQQNDQETAGPLFEEALELARVEGDKRVIATLTHQLSRVAFDDGNRGLARSLADEGHALARELGDGRMLAEHLTVLAGLATADGDAAAASARLEEALALWHRLGSPNAVAWLHMTLGEMALTDGDAESARRHFDQAADAWRQTGDEPALARALNLAGWSALEDGDYAIAEEVLDEAVARARAVGDEAMVSGTLHSRGELARRTGDLEGARHYLDEALVLARSSGWRNLLWWPTWSLAAVARAEGRLDDAEDLLAQAEALSPKIGRAPRLADCRDEAALIAEARGDAEAARTLRAEAEKLRASG from the coding sequence GTGTCCGACGCGCTCCCTGAGGGCGTCGTCACCTTTCTGTTCACCGACATCGAAGGCTCGACGCATCTCATCCAGAAACACGGCGACGCCTGGCCGGATCTGCTGACGACCCACTACGCACTCCTCGACGAACCCTTGACCCGCAACGGCGGCCGCCAGGTGGGCACCCGCGGCGACGCCGTATTCGTCGCTTTCGAGTCGGCCGACAACGCCCTCGCCGGTGCGCTCGAAGCCCAGGCGGCGGTGTCGAACTTCCCGTGGCCCGATCCCCCGCTGCGCGTGCGCATGGGGCTGCACACCGGCGAGGCCGTCGTGCGCAACGGCGACTACGTGGGCCTGGCGGTGCACGAGGCGGCGCGGATCTGTAGCGCTGGCCACGGCGGCCAGGTCTTGTGCTCGGCGTCGACGCTGCACTTCGCCGGTGGCCCACCCGAAGGCGCCACCCTCGTCGACCTCGGCCGTCATCGCCTGAAGGATCTGCCGTCGCCGACGCACCTGTGGCAACTCGGGCGCGCCGATCTGCGCGCCCACTTCCCCGGCGTGCGCGCCGACGCCGTCCCCGGCAACCTGCCCAAGCCGATCACCTCGTTCATCGGCCGCATGGACGAGCGCACCGATGCCGCCGAACGGATCCGCAGCGGCGCCAAGCTCGTCACCGTCACCGGCACCGGCGGCTCGGGCAAGACCCGGCTCGCCCTGCAGGTCGCTTCGGACGTCGTCGACGGATTCCCGCAGGGCGCCTGGCTCGTCGAACTCGCCGGGATCGCCGATCCCGACGACGTGCCCGACGCCGTCGCCAACGCCCTCGACCTGCTCGACCATCACGCGCCGACGAACGAGTCGCTCGCCGAAGCGCTCGCCAGCCGGCACTTGCTTCTTGTGCTCGACAACTGCGAGCACCAGCTCGCACCGGTCGCCGCGCTGGTGGAGCAGCTGTGCACCCACTGCCCGCAGCTCGTGGTGCTCGCCACCAGCCAGGAGGCCCTCGGCATCCCGGGTGAGAGCGTGCTGCCGATCGGCGCCATGGTCGACGCCGAAGCGTTGCAACTCTTCGCCGACCGCGCCGCCGAACGCCGGCCGGGCTTCGCCCTCACCGACGCCAACTTCGCCACGGTGTCGGCCATTTGCCGCCGCCTCGACGGCATCCCGCTCGCCATCGAACTCGCCGCCGGCCGCGTCGCCGCCCTGTCCGTCGACGAGATCAACGCCCGCCTCAACGACCAGTTCCGCTTGTTGACCGGCGGGTCACGCGCGGCGATGGCGCGCCAACAGACGCTGCGCGCCACCGTCGACTGGAGTTACAACCTGCTCGAGCCGATGGAGCAGACGCTGTTCGCCCGCCTGGCCGCGTTCTCCGGCAGCTGGAACCTCGACGCCGCAGTCGCGGTGTGCGCCTTCGGCGAGCTGTCGGAACTCGACGTGGTCGACGGCCTGGCCCGCCTCGTGGCCCGCAGCCTCGTCGTGGTGGAGGAACAGGACAACGCGTCGCGCTACCGCATGCTCGCCACCATCAAGCAGTACGCGCTCGAGCAGTTGAAGGACGGCAACGAACTTGTCACCGTGCGCGACCGCCACGCCACGTTCTTCCGCGCCCTGGCGCTGTCGGCCGACGCGGAGCTCACCGGCCTCAAGCAGTCCGAATGGTTGCGTCGCCTGGCGGTCGACGAGGCCAACGTGCGCGCCTGTCTCGACTGGCTCGGCGCCGCCGCGCTCGAGCCCGCGGTGGCGCTGTGGCGCTACTGGTTGGTGCGCGGCGACTGGGCCGGCGGCCGGCGCTGGATCGAGCAGGGCCTCGAACACATCGACGGCGTCGAGCCGCACCTCGTCGCCCGCGCCCTCGACGCCGCCGGCGCCCTCGCCACCGAGCAGGGCGACAACGAAGCGGCCGAGCGGTTCCTCAACGCCGCGCTCGTGCGCTGGCGCTCGCTCGACGACCCCGCCGGAACGGCCCGCACGCTGAACCACCTCGGCGCGCTGGCCCGCAACCGCTTCGCCTACGAAGAAGCGCGTGCGCTGCTCAACGAAGCGCTCGGCACCGCCACCGACGCCAACGACGACCGTCAGCGGGCGGTAGCGCTGCGCAACCTCGGGTTGCTGTCGTCGCAACAGAACGACCAGGAGACAGCGGGCCCGCTGTTCGAGGAGGCGCTGGAGCTGGCACGCGTCGAAGGCGACAAGCGCGTGATCGCCACCCTCACCCACCAGCTGTCCCGCGTCGCCTTCGACGACGGCAATCGTGGTCTGGCGCGCAGCTTGGCCGACGAAGGTCACGCCTTGGCGCGCGAACTCGGCGACGGCCGGATGCTCGCCGAGCACCTCACCGTGCTCGCCGGCCTCGCCACCGCCGACGGCGACGCCGCCGCCGCCAGCGCACGGCTCGAAGAAGCCTTGGCGCTGTGGCACCGCTTGGGATCTCCGAACGCCGTCGCCTGGCTGCACATGACCCTCGGTGAGATGGCGTTGACCGACGGCGACGCCGAATCGGCACGTCGTCACTTCGACCAGGCCGCCGATGCGTGGCGCCAGACCGGTGACGAGCCGGCGCTGGCTCGGGCCCTCAACCTCGCCGGCTGGTCTGCGCTCGAGGACGGTGACTACGCCATCGCCGAGGAGGTCCTTGACGAGGCCGTCGCCCGCGCGCGGGCGGTCGGCGACGAGGCGATGGTGTCGGGCACGCTGCACAGCCGGGGCGAGCTCGCCCGCCGCACCGGCGATCTGGAAGGCGCCCGGCACTACCTCGACGAAGCCCTCGTGCTCGCCCGCTCGTCGGGCTGGCGCAACCTCTTGTGGTGGCCGACGTGGAGTCTCGCGGCTGTCGCCCGGGCTGAGGGCCGTCTCGACGACGCCGAGGACTTGCTCGCCCAGGCCGAGGCGCTCTCGCCCAAGATCGGCCGCGCCCCCCGCCTCGCCGACTGCCGCGACGAGGCCGCCTTGATCGCCGAGGCGCGGGGCGACGCCGAAGCCGCCAGGACGCTGCGCGCCGAGGCCGAGAAACTCCGCGCGTCCGGATAA
- a CDS encoding zinc ribbon domain-containing protein translates to MILIWGLRVRAKQLATGTFCCPSCGVDRRYSHKQARRWFTAFFIPLIPLKVVGEYVQCTTCNSTYKPSVLTLPTTESLRTNLLLAMREAIVTVLGRTPTPSEMHEALLVLSAFADAEWHEDDLIDDIAHLDVSGLQGHLATLSDGLNEHGKERIVAGCARVASTGGTIDAGHREIVLRIASDIGMTPAHARGVIDEVIEQQHA, encoded by the coding sequence ATGATCCTTATCTGGGGCTTGCGCGTGCGCGCCAAGCAACTGGCGACGGGCACGTTCTGTTGCCCGTCGTGCGGCGTCGACCGCCGCTACAGCCACAAGCAGGCGCGGCGATGGTTCACCGCCTTCTTCATCCCGCTGATCCCGCTCAAGGTCGTCGGCGAGTACGTGCAGTGCACAACCTGCAACTCGACCTACAAGCCTTCAGTCCTGACCTTGCCGACGACCGAGTCGCTACGGACGAACCTCCTGCTCGCCATGCGCGAGGCGATCGTGACGGTGCTCGGCCGCACACCGACGCCGTCGGAGATGCACGAGGCGCTGCTGGTGCTGTCGGCGTTCGCCGACGCCGAATGGCACGAGGACGACCTCATCGACGACATCGCCCACCTCGACGTCTCAGGCCTGCAAGGTCACCTCGCCACCTTGAGCGACGGGCTCAACGAGCACGGCAAGGAGCGCATCGTCGCCGGCTGCGCCCGCGTCGCCTCGACGGGCGGCACCATCGACGCCGGCCACCGCGAGATCGTCTTACGGATCGCGTCCGACATCGGCATGACGCCGGCCCACGCCCGCGGTGTCATCGACGAGGTCATCGAACAGCAGCACGCTTGA